GTAAAATCAACGGCAGAATGGCTGGCGCAGAGAACTCATCCAGTCCACGATTCAGCAGTAGATTCCACAGCAGAATGACGCCCGCGAAAATGGCCACGTAAGGCAGCAGTGGCAACAACGCACGCAGCATGCCGGGCACCGCCTCCCGCAGTGGGGCGATCTCTCCTTTCGACGGCCCGCCAATCAGGAACACATAAATCGCGTACACCGACGCGGTCAACAACAATACCCTGGCGCCGGCGCTGAACATTTCGTCGGTGGTCACACTGTTGTTGAGGGTGGCAACAATGACCACCAGCAGACAGGGACGCAGCATGGTTCCCATGGAGCCGGAGATCGCCGTGGTCGCCAGTGCCAGTTGCTCCGATGTACCTGCGCGCCGCAGCTCCCGGTAAAGAGTAAGGCCCGCCGCCAAAATAAAGATACCGGACGCGCCGCTGAACGCCGTGGGCAAGGCGGTGAGCAACAGCACCGCCACCCCGAGCCATTTCGGAGGCAACCGCCAGGGCCGCAGAACATTGAATACCTTCCTGGGAAGATGGGTGCGCGCCAGCAACATACCCACCCACACGTAGAGCCCAAGATTGAGGAACAATGCCGATAACTCCGCCATCATGGTGAGGTAGACGGCAATACCGTGGTAGAAGCCGTGAAACGCAAACTGGATGGAGGCAGAAATACACATGAAGCTGTAGAGAGGCACGCTCAGCATGGCCCGAGACCAGCTTCTACCCGCGGGAAGGTCATCCCTCCGCCGGCGCAACTGCCAGAGGGAAATCAGGGTAAGCGTGCCAAAACCGGCCACCCAGATATCATGCATGAACAGATGGGCCAGGGGCATGCCGGCGTCTGCCTGGGCCAGCTCCTGTTGCCGATAAAGCCAGGTAGAAGCGGTCAGCAACCCGTTGGCCACCAATTGGGAAACGGTGGCAACCCGATCATCCAGACGACTTTCTACAGGGCGAAGGGCAATGTGCTGGCGCCCCAGAGTGGCGGCCGCGGCACAGAACAGCAACATCAGCCCCAGCAGCACCCGGCGGTTTCCGGTGACCAGCAGTACAGCCTGAGACAGCCCTGTCTCTATCAGAACGAAAGCCTGAACCCCTGGACCATTGAGCGACTGTAAGCGTTCCCAATTAGCAAGACGACTCTCGCAGGCGCGGGATGCGGCCAGCACCGAAGCGCGGACCTGCTCACGGTCGATCTGTTCGCCGAACACATCGGCGAAGGGGTCGGCAGATTTTTCCGCTTTTTTAACCGCAACTGCCTGTTCTACGGCCGCTTCTTCATCGCTCACGACCTGGCAACCCGGCGCACTGACCCGGTCGATCACCCGCAGGTTGAAGTAGTCGGGCCAGGTTTCCCCGCCGATCTC
The window above is part of the Marinobacter sp. THAF197a genome. Proteins encoded here:
- a CDS encoding TRAP transporter large permease subunit, coding for MTTDSRTAPVSASRTWSMTLASVPMLAILVLTLLASVGETLHSRLLEIGGETWPDYFNLRVIDRVSAPGCQVVSDEEAAVEQAVAVKKAEKSADPFADVFGEQIDREQVRASVLAASRACESRLANWERLQSLNGPGVQAFVLIETGLSQAVLLVTGNRRVLLGLMLLFCAAAATLGRQHIALRPVESRLDDRVATVSQLVANGLLTASTWLYRQQELAQADAGMPLAHLFMHDIWVAGFGTLTLISLWQLRRRRDDLPAGRSWSRAMLSVPLYSFMCISASIQFAFHGFYHGIAVYLTMMAELSALFLNLGLYVWVGMLLARTHLPRKVFNVLRPWRLPPKWLGVAVLLLTALPTAFSGASGIFILAAGLTLYRELRRAGTSEQLALATTAISGSMGTMLRPCLLVVIVATLNNSVTTDEMFSAGARVLLLTASVYAIYVFLIGGPSKGEIAPLREAVPGMLRALLPLLPYVAIFAGVILLWNLLLNRGLDEFSAPAILPLILLLVLAFERWVLRSPDPDADDLPEDARGPLASGFSPAVLRATRESSALIGALLMLMALSVSVGGLIERSGLLELFPEQLGSVWLTLTLLMALLVFIGMIMDPYGAVLLVNATLAPIALNNGIDPLHFWVMTVLAFEMGYLTPPVALNHLLTRQVVGVPTSPESLHGTFWQRNFRFILPVLVMGTTLLMVTYLPAFGSTIFQLLLGIQSPA